The Paenibacillus sp. FSL R7-0345 DNA segment TGGCGGCGGATTCGATTGCTTCCTGGCTTCCCGGCAGGTAGGTGAGCAAGGCCATGTTATAGGTGTGGATATGACGCCTGAGATGATCAGCCGCGCAAGGGAAAATGCCATAAAGGGTAAGTTTAATAACACCGAATTCAGATTGGGTGAAATTGAACATCTTCCTGTCGGCGACAACTCGGTGAATGTCATTATCTCCAACTGCGTAATTAACCTTTCACCGGATAAACAGCAAGTATTCCATGAAGCCTACCGTGTCCTTCAGCCGGGCGGTCGTCTGGCCATCTCCGACATCGTAACTACAGCTGAACTTCCTCCTGAGATCAAAAATGATTTGGACGAATTATATTCCGGTTGTATCTCCGGAGCGTCTTCCATCGCTGATGTAGAGCAGATGCTTCACGAAAGCGGCTTTTCGGAGATCAGCATTGAGCCAAAAGACGATTCCAGAACATTCATTAAAGACTGGGTTCCCGGTGCGAACGTTGACCAATACATCGTTTCTGCTGTAATTAAAGCGAGAAAGTAATCTAAGGGGATGTTCATATGATCAGTACATTAACTGTTCGTCAGGCCACACCAGCAGATATTGGAAGTATCCTGCGTATTTACAATCAGGGGATCGAGGACCGGATCGCTACACTTGAAACAGAGACTAAAGATTACTCCTATATGGAAGCATGGTTCAACGATCACCAAGGCCGCTTTAGCGTTTGGGCTGCTGAACGAGAAGGTGAAGTCATTGGCTGGGTCTCACTGAACCCATATTCTCATCGTTGCGCCTATAACGGAGTCGCTGACCTATCCGTTTACATTGACCGCAGCTTTCGCGGACAGGGTGTGGGCAGCTCTCTACTGGAGTCCTTACACAAGATCGCAAAAGAAAACAGCTTTTATAAAATGGTTCTCTTTACCTTCCCGTTTAATGAGAGTGGTCAAGGGCTGTACCGGAAGATGGGTTACCGGCAGGTTGGTGTATTTGAGAAGCAGGGGATTATGGATGGAGCGTTTATTGATGTGATGATTATGGAGAAACTGCTTTAATGGAAATTAAAGGAGATTTCTTTTGTAATTAAACAAATTGCTCCCGTCAGAGAAAAAACACATTCACTGTCGGGAGCTTGTGTCATTAGAGGGTATGCGTGTCTAACATAATATATTGAGCTATCCTGCCCGTTAACGTAACGAGAGTCAGCCGGCCCTCAAGCCCAGCTGACTCTGTCTGTACTGAGCTATACTATTCCTTTAGTTGAATAAGCATGCTTTAATTTATTGCACAATATCTTCGTACTGTGCAACAATCACTATGACTCTTAATGAAAAAACCTTTTAAGCTAGCGGGCAGGATAGTATGGTAACCACCTTGAAATAATTAGCGAGGTTAATTTAAGAAAAGGGCTGAGTAGATGCTAAATGGAAAAATCTTAGGAATCGCATATAATGTAATTCCAGTAAAAGATGTAAAAAAATCTGCAGAATGGTTTGTCAGTCATTTTGGTTTTAACATCAGAAACGATAGGGGAAATTATTTAAGCTTATTTAGGGGCAATCGTCCAATAATTGATTTAATTGAATCTGATAATGAAACAAGAGCAGTTTTTGAAGTAAATGGACGGCAAAGGTGGATTGTAACATTTTTTACAGATGATATTAGCTCATTACACATGAGGCTAACATCTGAGGGAGTTACGACCAGGCCAATTAGCAATGAAGGCATTTACGGCAAGTTTTTTGTTTTTGAAGACCTTGATGGAAATTTATTTGATGTATGGGAGCATAATGACTGTGAATTACTCTTTTGAGGCAGCAATCAACGGAATCATTTAGTTTAATAACATAGCGGCAGTCTATGAGCTGCCGCAATATGCTATGATCCTGACCTTCCTATTCCTCTCTTACTGCGCAATATGCGTCAAACGCGACATAACACCTTCAATAATCTTGTTCGACTAACCTACCTGTTAGCATAACGAAGGTAGCCGGTCTTCAGGACCGGCTGCCTCGTTTTATCATAAGCTAGTTTCCCCTAGCTAAATCAAGCCTACACATTGTTCTGTACCCCGCCGCCTCTTTTAATCATATACATGATGAGCTCAATGATAAGTATCACGATAAGTGAAATCCCAAAGAGTGGCATAATGATGCCCAGCACGATCATGAAAATAAGGAAGCCGGCGGATACCCCGGAGAGTTTAGGGGGAGCTGAGAGTGAATTTTTCTTTTTGCGGCTCAGCCAGGTTTTGAATCCCCAGAAAATAACGAGCAAAAAGGCAAGACAAACGATCAGGTTTATTATTTTATTAGGCCAGCCAAAGAGATGCCCTTCATGCAACGGTATTCCCCAAGTGAACCATTTTGCCAGGATTCCGTAATCCTCATAATTAACCTTTGCTAACAGCTGACCATTATACTGGTCGAAGTAGTTCGTAACCTCTTCATAGGGGCCTACATCTAAGCCAGTAATTCCGGTATTACTTCCTTTCGAGACCGTAAATACGCCCTCTTCACTAGAAGGATAGACGATAGAATACGGTTTGGTAATCTGGACCTCGTCGGCCTTACTCATTAAGTATTCAATAGATATCGTTTCGCTGTTATCGTACATATCCATATCCGCCATGTTACTATGTCCTGTGTGCCCTGCATGATCGCCAGACGATACCGGTGAATCATTCTTGCGGGTTGCCCACGGGATTTCACTCATATCGGAAGTAGGAGGCTGCTGCTTCAAAATAGGGTTTCCGATAGAAGGGTTCTCCTGTGCTGCAGTGTAGATAAAATTCCCCATTACAGCTGACCATGGCAATCCGGTGAAGATGATGATTATTAATGGAACAGTAATAATTGTGCCGACCAACGCATGCCATTTCAGGCTTCGTTGCCGTTTTGTCGGATTTTGACGCCTCTTTAACGCTCTTCCCTTAAATGTCATATAAATGCCGGAAAGCAAGAGGAAGATCGCCCAGCATGCAGCTAGCTCAACTAAATAATTTACTACAGTTCCGCCTACAAACAAAGAGCTATGTACATTTCTCATTACATTTGAAAACGTATAGTTCGCATTTTGGCTGCCTACCAATTGATTGTTCTCGTCTAAAAAGACATATTTTTGATCCCCGTTAGGATCAGTCATCGTCAAGCGAGTATTATAAGGATTATCTAGAATGATTACCTTGGTCAGAGTAAAGTCCTTATACTCTTCTTTGGCCAACTGAATTCCCTCATCAATGGTCAACGGTGCAGACTGCTGGCTGTTCCCAAAGAACAGATCTTTGTAGGCACTCTTTTCAACATCTGTGTAAAATAAGTATCCGATTCCGCTCAACGTTAATGTAATCAGTAAAGGTGTAATAAATAGGGCACCATAAAAATGCCAGCGCCAAAATCGGTTATAAAAGGTTTTCGTCATTGCTGTTCTCCCCCTTTTAAGCTTCACTCAGTATAAAATAGCTGCGTTGTACTCAACAGGCTCGATAGAGCTATAACGGTCCTAAATATATGTATAATTTGTGACGCGTGATAATCCTCATAGCAATTCGTATAAAAACAAAAAAAGATGGCTCTACCAGCCATCTTAGGTTTAAAAAAGGGATCAGGATTCCCCGGCATCCTCTAGCCATTGCTGCAGCATGTTGA contains these protein-coding regions:
- a CDS encoding VOC family protein, which encodes MLNGKILGIAYNVIPVKDVKKSAEWFVSHFGFNIRNDRGNYLSLFRGNRPIIDLIESDNETRAVFEVNGRQRWIVTFFTDDISSLHMRLTSEGVTTRPISNEGIYGKFFVFEDLDGNLFDVWEHNDCELLF
- a CDS encoding PepSY domain-containing protein → MTKTFYNRFWRWHFYGALFITPLLITLTLSGIGYLFYTDVEKSAYKDLFFGNSQQSAPLTIDEGIQLAKEEYKDFTLTKVIILDNPYNTRLTMTDPNGDQKYVFLDENNQLVGSQNANYTFSNVMRNVHSSLFVGGTVVNYLVELAACWAIFLLLSGIYMTFKGRALKRRQNPTKRQRSLKWHALVGTIITVPLIIIIFTGLPWSAVMGNFIYTAAQENPSIGNPILKQQPPTSDMSEIPWATRKNDSPVSSGDHAGHTGHSNMADMDMYDNSETISIEYLMSKADEVQITKPYSIVYPSSEEGVFTVSKGSNTGITGLDVGPYEEVTNYFDQYNGQLLAKVNYEDYGILAKWFTWGIPLHEGHLFGWPNKIINLIVCLAFLLVIFWGFKTWLSRKKKNSLSAPPKLSGVSAGFLIFMIVLGIIMPLFGISLIVILIIELIMYMIKRGGGVQNNV
- a CDS encoding arsinothricin resistance N-acetyltransferase ArsN1 family A: MSTLTVRQATPADIGSILRIYNQGIEDRIATLETETKDYSYMEAWFNDHQGRFSVWAAEREGEVIGWVSLNPYSHRCAYNGVADLSVYIDRSFRGQGVGSSLLESLHKIAKENSFYKMVLFTFPFNESGQGLYRKMGYRQVGVFEKQGIMDGAFIDVMIMEKLL
- a CDS encoding arsenite methyltransferase; amino-acid sequence: MTKLTNDQIRQNVRGRYQKVAVRKSEASSSCCDSPADFEAISAKLGYSSSDLSAVPEGANLGLGCGNPQAIAELKAGESVLDLGSGGGFDCFLASRQVGEQGHVIGVDMTPEMISRARENAIKGKFNNTEFRLGEIEHLPVGDNSVNVIISNCVINLSPDKQQVFHEAYRVLQPGGRLAISDIVTTAELPPEIKNDLDELYSGCISGASSIADVEQMLHESGFSEISIEPKDDSRTFIKDWVPGANVDQYIVSAVIKARK